TTATATTTCTAGCAGTGCGCCAATTACTCGATCGCCTTGGTTAGATTTAAGCATGAGGTTCGTTTGAAGATTATAAGTAGCAAACATTATATATTTCAATTATTAGCTTACTGAAGCGGCAGTAGAAGTATGTTCTTCAATTGAGATACTATTTCTTTTCAAAGCTGCTCGAACTAACCCTAAAAACAGTGGATGCGGATTATTAGGACGAGAACGGAACTCTGGATGAAATTGAGTCGCAATAAAGAAAGGATGATTTGGCATTTCAATTATTTCTACCAAACGTCCATCCGGAGACGTACCACTAATTTCGTAGTTTGTTTCTAACAACAGGCTGCGATAAGCATTATTAAACTCATATCGATGACGATGACGTTCATAAATCACTTCATTTTGATATAGAGAGTAAGCCAGGGTATCTGATTTTAAGCGACAGGGATATGTTCCCAGGCGCATAGTACCTCCTAAATCAATAACGTCTTGTTGTTCGGGTAAAATATTGATCACGGGATTAGATGTTTCCGAGTCAAATTCAGCGCTATTGGCATCATCTAATTTGGCTACATTACGCGCCCACTCAATCGCACAGCACTGCATCCCCAGACACAAACCTAAAAAAGGTAAATTGGTCGAACGAGCATATTCAATCGCTGCTACTTTACCGTCTACCCCCCGAATGCCAAAGCCACCAGGTACGATAACACCACCCACGTCATGAAGATATTTAGCTGCACCATGAGTTTCGATATCTTCGGCGCTGATCCAACGTAAGTTTACCTCACAGTCTGCCTCGATCGCTCCATGTCCTAATGCTTCTACCACCGATAAATAAGCATCGCTGAGTCGGATGTATTTACCGACGATCGCCACGGTAATTTTGGTGCGGGTAGAATTCATTTTAATGACTAAATTACGCCAGTCTTTTAAGTCTGGTTCGCGCTGTTCAAGCTGTAGTAACTCGATAGTTCTTTGGGCTAGCCCTTCTTGTTCTAAAATGAGAGGCACTTCATAAATCGTGCTGGCATCGAGAGAAGTAACCACCGAATTGACTTCCACATCGCAAAATTCGGCAATCTTTTCCTTAATTCCAGGAAACAAAGGGCGATCGCTACGGCAAACCAAAACATCAGGCTGGATGCCGATGGAACGTAATTCTTTGACTGAATGCTGAGTCGGCTTAGTTTTCATTTCTCCCGCAGCGGGAATCCAGGGAATTAGAGTAACGTGCATATAAACGACATTGTTTTTGCCCACGTCTTTACGAAATTGACGAATCGCTTCCATAAAAGGCAAAGATTCAATATCCCCCACCGTACCGCCAATTTCCGTCAGGACTACATCCGAGCCTGTATTACTGGCAACTCGATGGATTCTGGCTTTAATTTCATTAGTAATGTGGGGAATAACCTGAACTGTACCCCCCTCATAATCGCCTCTTCTTTCTTTATTGATTACCGCCTGATAAATAGAGCCTGTAGTGACACTATTAAGACGGGACATTGAAGTATCAGTAAAACGTTCATAATGACCTAGGTCGAGATCGGTTTCTGCACCATCATCAGTTACAAAAACTTCTCCGTGTTGATAAGGACTCATAGTGCCTGGATCGACGTTGATGTAGGGATCGAGCTTGAGAATCGAGACGGAATAGTTGCGCGATTTCAATAATCGACCTAAACTAGCTGCCACGATTCCTTTACCGATACTTGAGACTACCCCGCCAGTAATAAATACAAATTTAGTCATATATGTTTCACCATAATTACTGCTTGATAACTATCGTTAATATGTCTCAGCCAGATACGGTAGAGTAAGGAGCTTGAGTGATGCTAAGTAGATAATTTTGATGTAGATAAACGCTTTGAAAAGCCACGCTGACAACATACTCATCAAAAAAGTTTAATCTGTATTAACTTAATTAACTTGTAAATGTCAGAGATTAAACTTAACATCTACAAGTTAATAACATTACTGGAAACAGCTAGTAAATACAAGTCCAGACAAGTACATAAAGCATGGTTTAATAATCACACATTGACTTGCCAACTAGCAGCTAAATAGTCTCGGATTTCCCAAAAATCATGCCACTGAACATAAGGCTTGTTTTCAACATCCAAATACTGCTTAAGGCGATCGCGGGCAAACACCAAATCCGCAGCTAGAGACATGTTAATATCTGTTACGGAATCGCCGATCGCTATTTTTTCTTGAGCCGAATACTGTGCCATGACGATCTCTTTAGCGACAAACTCTGTATCGCTAGAAATTGCGGAATAAGGCTGTAAAAATTCGCCTCTAGTCTCGACTTTCCCTGCATAGATAGCTGTAACGCCATCCAGCAATTGCTGATGTTCTAATACTGCTGTAACCATACTTGTTAGTCCACCTGAAATGACCACGAAAGGAATTGTGGCATCATTAAGAAATTCTATAAATTCTTTAAGTCCTGGACGAACTGGTTGTTGGGCAATAAAGTCAATCATAGCTGGATAATGTTGAACAGGAATTGCACCTAAAGTTTTGTCTATACCTTCTTTGAGGCTTATTTCTCGGCGAAAAATTGCGGGTAACAGTCGGGCTGCCGTTTTGGGGGCAAATTTTTCGAGCATACTGACAAAAGTATCTTTAGCGGTAATTGTGCCATCAAAATCACAGAAAACAACTCGTGAAGAATTCATTATTATTAAGAGAGTGATGAGATCAGCCTAGTTGACGATTGGCTCAATAATCAAGCAAAAATTATTCCCACTCAATTAAATTGGCAACATGGTATATGTAGCTCAACCCGATCGGCAAAAAGTGGCTTGAATTAGGAGCAAGAGAATCTGTGACCAGAAAACGCTATGATCGACTCATAACTTACTTATTGACGATTACGATTAATAACTAATATATATTATGGGAGAATCAAAACGCCGTAAATCAGCATTGGGAACAGAATATGGTCAAAAGTCTGACAGAATACTTCCCTGGCTGCCAATTACCAAAGCTCAAGCAGAAAAATTTATTAACATAACTAGTAAGGGAGCTTGGATTGGGATTGGTATCATGATTGCTGTTTGGGTGACCGTCAGATTTATTGGCCCAGCATTCGGTTTCTGGGAAGTTTATTAAAAAATTGTCTAGCGCAGAAAAATTTAAAACTAGGTATTTATAGAGCAGGTTAAGAGATGAGCGAACAAAATCCCTACGAACAACTTGGGGTCACAGAAAATTCTTCATTTGAAGAAATACAGGCTGCCAAAAAGAGACTTTATGAACAACATGGTCACGATCATACCGTACTAGAAGAAGTAGAAATCGCTTACGATTCAATCATTATGGATCGCTTGCGGTTGCGTCAAGAAGGTAAAATTAAAGTTCCCGAAAAAATTCGTTTTCCTGAACGTAATGCGGAAAAAACTTTAAAAGTTCCCCAGATCGTTAACGATAAATCTGCTGTTTGGTTACAAGATTTAGTAGATACACCTTCTCAAACAGATATTCTTTGGCCATCGGGTATTTTCTTAACCCTATCAGCGATCGCCGTATTTTCTTCCAATAGTGAAGCCTCGATTCTTCCGCTATTAATGGCTTTGGGCTTTATTGCTAATATTTACTTTCTCAATCGTAAAGAAGGACGCTCAGGTAGAGCATTTTTGATTAGCTTTGTGGCTTTGTTTGCTGGGATCGCGATCGGCACAGGTTTAGCCAACCTAGTCTTAAGTCAGGGAGGGATTACTGCTTTAGATCATAATCAGTTTGCTGCTACCGTAACTTTCTGTTTATTTTGGCTCGTAAGCTGCTTTTTACGTTAATCTGCTTGGTTTTGCTGTCAGTGTCTGGAAATAAAAAAAAGGAGGAAACTTATTCACTCCCTTTTTTTGTTGCAGCAAATTTTACTTAAAGCTCTAAATTAGAGTTAACCAATACTGGTCAAAATATCTGTAGCATGAGTGCTAGTGTTCACATTACTGTCCACGTGAGCAATTGTGCCATCAGCATCGATAATGTAGGTAACACGCTTAGCGTAGCCACCACCATCAACATCGTAAGCTTTGGTAATGGTACCGTCGCTATCGACTAATAGTTTGAACGGTAAACCATACTTCTCTTTGAATTTTTGATGAGAAGCCCGATCGTCTTGGCTCACTCCTAAAACTACCATTTCTTGCTCTTGATATTCAGCGAAATTATCACGGAAACTTTGGGCTTGTTTTGTACAACCTGGAGTGTCGTCTTTGGGATAAAAATATAGAACAACTGTCTTACCCTGGAAATCGGCTAGAGAAACACTGTTTCCTTCATCATCAACAGTGGTAAAAGCTGGAGCAGCAGAACCAACGGATAAAGCCATGCTTAATATCTCCTAATCTAAATCTATTTTCTTTTAAACTTTAGCGTAATTAGATTTGTGAGGGTTAAGAGTTGAGCTTAATAACCCAAGCTTTACCTCGATTTAATCAGAGCATTGTAAATAGATACTAGTACAATATTTTCACTGCCTATTTTAAGCAATATTTAACCTTAAAATACTTAAAATTTTTATGAATCATCAAGCGTCAAAGATAGAGGCTCGTTCAGGAGTTGAAAGAACTTTAGACAGTGCTTTTTATTGGTCAGCTAAACTTTTGGCTTTGGCGATCGCTGGTATTTTAGTTTGGATTACCATTCAAGTAGCGATCGCTGCCATGCCAGCAATCAAACAATTTGGCTTCGGATTTATCACTACTAGCAGTTGGAATCCTGTCAAAGAACAATATGGAGTTTGGCCAGCAATCTACGGTACTATCACTAGCTCTTTCATTGCCTTGGCGATTTCAGTGCCAATTGGTTTGGGAGTAGCAATTTTTCTGAGTGAAGATTATCTACCTCCTGCTGTTCAAAGAATCACTGTATTTTTGGTGGAATTATTAGCAGCCGTTCCTAGTGTAGTTTACGGTCTATGGGGTATCTTTGTCTTAATTCCCTTTCTCAAAGGTTTTACGCCTTTAAAGGGGCAGGGGATGTTGCCTGCTGCGTTGATTTTGTCAGTAATGATCTTACCTACGATTGCTGCTATTGGTCGTGATGCCATTACGAACGTCGAGCCTGGTATGAGGCAAGCTGCCTTGGGTTTAGGCGCTACTCGTTGGGAAACAATTATCCAAATAATTCTGCCTGCTGCATCTTCAGGTATTATTGGCGGAATCATGTTGGCTCTTGGTCGAGCATTAGGCGAAACTATGGCCGTCACCATGTTAATTGGTAATTCTAACCGAGTGGCTGCTTTCGATATATTTGCTCCTTCCAATACAGTTTCATCTCTACTGGCGAATCAGTTTGCCGAAGCCAGTGGATTACAAGTGGCAGCCTTGATGTATGCAGCTTTAATTCTGTTTTTCATTACTCTAGTAGTAAATATTTTGGCTCAGTTATTCGTAACTAGACTGCAAAGAATTTAGGTAAGGCAAAACTATCAAATCTAGATCCAATTAAAGAACATCATGACTTCACCTCAGCTCGAAAAATCAGATTACGGAGAAATCAGCCTTAAGCGCAATCCAACATCCCCCCGCACCCTGTTTGGTTTGGTAATGAGCGGTATTGCTGGTTTGTTTACCCTCGCTGCAATTGTTCCGCTATTTATTATTCTGAGTTATCTAATCACTAAAGGAATTAGTTCTTTATCCGCCTCTGTCTTTACTGAATTACCTCCTCCACCCTTAGTAGATGGTGGTGGTTTTGGTAATGCCATTTTAGGTACCGTATTAA
This sequence is a window from Pleurocapsa minor HA4230-MV1. Protein-coding genes within it:
- a CDS encoding DUF2839 domain-containing protein; translated protein: MGESKRRKSALGTEYGQKSDRILPWLPITKAQAEKFINITSKGAWIGIGIMIAVWVTVRFIGPAFGFWEVY
- a CDS encoding MtnX-like HAD-IB family phosphatase translates to MNSSRVVFCDFDGTITAKDTFVSMLEKFAPKTAARLLPAIFRREISLKEGIDKTLGAIPVQHYPAMIDFIAQQPVRPGLKEFIEFLNDATIPFVVISGGLTSMVTAVLEHQQLLDGVTAIYAGKVETRGEFLQPYSAISSDTEFVAKEIVMAQYSAQEKIAIGDSVTDINMSLAADLVFARDRLKQYLDVENKPYVQWHDFWEIRDYLAASWQVNV
- a CDS encoding peroxiredoxin; this encodes MALSVGSAAPAFTTVDDEGNSVSLADFQGKTVVLYFYPKDDTPGCTKQAQSFRDNFAEYQEQEMVVLGVSQDDRASHQKFKEKYGLPFKLLVDSDGTITKAYDVDGGGYAKRVTYIIDADGTIAHVDSNVNTSTHATDILTSIG
- the pstC gene encoding phosphate ABC transporter permease subunit PstC translates to MNHQASKIEARSGVERTLDSAFYWSAKLLALAIAGILVWITIQVAIAAMPAIKQFGFGFITTSSWNPVKEQYGVWPAIYGTITSSFIALAISVPIGLGVAIFLSEDYLPPAVQRITVFLVELLAAVPSVVYGLWGIFVLIPFLKGFTPLKGQGMLPAALILSVMILPTIAAIGRDAITNVEPGMRQAALGLGATRWETIIQIILPAASSGIIGGIMLALGRALGETMAVTMLIGNSNRVAAFDIFAPSNTVSSLLANQFAEASGLQVAALMYAALILFFITLVVNILAQLFVTRLQRI
- a CDS encoding CPP1-like family protein, with product MSEQNPYEQLGVTENSSFEEIQAAKKRLYEQHGHDHTVLEEVEIAYDSIIMDRLRLRQEGKIKVPEKIRFPERNAEKTLKVPQIVNDKSAVWLQDLVDTPSQTDILWPSGIFLTLSAIAVFSSNSEASILPLLMALGFIANIYFLNRKEGRSGRAFLISFVALFAGIAIGTGLANLVLSQGGITALDHNQFAATVTFCLFWLVSCFLR
- a CDS encoding CTP synthase: MTKFVFITGGVVSSIGKGIVAASLGRLLKSRNYSVSILKLDPYINVDPGTMSPYQHGEVFVTDDGAETDLDLGHYERFTDTSMSRLNSVTTGSIYQAVINKERRGDYEGGTVQVIPHITNEIKARIHRVASNTGSDVVLTEIGGTVGDIESLPFMEAIRQFRKDVGKNNVVYMHVTLIPWIPAAGEMKTKPTQHSVKELRSIGIQPDVLVCRSDRPLFPGIKEKIAEFCDVEVNSVVTSLDASTIYEVPLILEQEGLAQRTIELLQLEQREPDLKDWRNLVIKMNSTRTKITVAIVGKYIRLSDAYLSVVEALGHGAIEADCEVNLRWISAEDIETHGAAKYLHDVGGVIVPGGFGIRGVDGKVAAIEYARSTNLPFLGLCLGMQCCAIEWARNVAKLDDANSAEFDSETSNPVINILPEQQDVIDLGGTMRLGTYPCRLKSDTLAYSLYQNEVIYERHRHRYEFNNAYRSLLLETNYEISGTSPDGRLVEIIEMPNHPFFIATQFHPEFRSRPNNPHPLFLGLVRAALKRNSISIEEHTSTAASVS